In the Populus trichocarpa isolate Nisqually-1 chromosome 1, P.trichocarpa_v4.1, whole genome shotgun sequence genome, one interval contains:
- the LOC18095453 gene encoding protein GRAVITROPIC IN THE LIGHT 1 encodes MDSVKPSAVTSKKSKFARNVAKVIQLRAATGIAPADGVQKVVSQEEVKHDKHHRKSAASRPQPFDINNIDEHQKSLALEALVAKMFASVSCVKAAYAQLQYSQSPYDADGIQAADQFVVSELKNLSELKQCYIKKQFDPSPETALVLADVQEQKSLSKTYEVMGKKLESQLRLKESEIMYLREKMEESNRQNRLLEKRLNKSGHLSMPDNLRLPGLSPSHFITVLLHTVKSIRSFVKLMIDEMKSTGWDLDAAAKCIVSDVAYRRADDKCFAFESFVSREMFDGFHLTNFSPQKESPPEKKNQQQLFFKRFVELKSTKATEYIAHKPKSTFAKFCRAKYLQLIHPQMETSFFGNLSKRSLVNSGEFPDTIFFTTFAEMARRVWLLHCLAYSFDPEASIFQVRRGCRFSEVYMECVAEDALLSSENAPDVDPSVAFTVVPGFRIGKTVIQCQVYLSPLQAKVNRG; translated from the coding sequence ATGGATTCTGTAAAACCATCCGCGGTGACTTCGAAGAAGAGTAAATTTGCACGCAACGTAGCCAAAGTTATTCAACTTCGAGCAGCAACTGGGATTGCTCCTGCTGATGGGGTTCAGAAAGTTGTGTCCCAAGAAGAGGTCAAGCATGATAAGCATCACCGTAAAAGTGCAGCTAGCCGGCCTCAGCcatttgatattaataatattgatgaacATCAAAAAAGTTTGGCCTTGGAAGCACTTGTTGCCAAAATGTTCGCTAGCGTTTCATGTGTTAAAGCTGCATATGCCCAGTTACAGTATTCTCAGTCTCCTTATGATGCTGATGGGATTCAAGCAGCTGATCAATTTGTAGTCTCGGAGTTGAAGAATCTGTCTGAGTTGAAGCAGTGCTATATAAAGAAACAGTTTGATCCTTCTCCTGAGACTGCTCTGGTTTTGGCTGACGTTCAGGAGCAGAAGAGTCTTTCAAAGACCTATGAGGTAATGGGGAAGAAATTGGAGTCTCAGTTAAGGCTCAAGGAGTCTGAAATCATGTATCTGAGAGAAAAAATGGAGGAATCTAATAGACAAAACCGATTACTTGAGAAGAGGTTAAATAAAAGTGGACATTTATCTATGCCTGACAATCTACGGCTACCAGGCTTAAGTCCCAGCCATTTCATTACAGTTCTTCTACATACAGTCAAGTCTATTCGAAGCTTTGTTAAGTTGATGATTGATGAGATGAAATCTACCGGCTGGGATCTAGATGCTGCAGCCAAATGTATTGTATCTGATGTGGCTTACCGGAGAGCAGATGATAAATGTTTTGCATTCGAAAGCTTCGTAAGCAGAGAGATGTTCGATGGTTTCCATTTGACTAATTTCTCTCCCCAAAAAGAATCTCCACCAGAGAAAAAGAATCAGCAACAGTTGTTTTTCAAGAGATTCGTTGAACTAAAATCAACGAAAGCAACCGAATACATTGCCCACAAGCCCAAATCAACATTTGCAAAATTTTGTCGTGCCAAGTATTTGCAGCTTATTCACCCCCAGATGGAAACATCCTTTTTTGGCAACTTGAGTAAAAGAAGCCTCGTGAATTCAGGTGAATTTCctgacactattttttttaccacattTGCGGAAATGGCTAGGCGGGTCTGGCTTCTACATTGCCTGGCCTATTCTTTCGATCCTGAAGCCTCAATCTTCCAAGTCCGTAGAGGGTGTCGTTTCTCCGAAGTTTACATGGAATGTGTCGCCGAGGATGCACTTCTTTCTTCAGAAAATGCACCGGACGTCGACCCATCAGTTGCATTCACTGTAGTTCCTGGGTTCAGGATTGGTAAAACTGTTATTCAGTGCCAGGTGTATCTCTCTCCGCTACAGGCTAAGGTAAACCGTGGATAA